From a region of the Dyella jiangningensis genome:
- the sodB gene encoding superoxide dismutase [Fe], whose amino-acid sequence MAIELPPLPYEKNALEPHISAETLEYHYGKHHQAYVTNLNNLIKGTEFENAALEDIIKKSSGGVFNNAAQVWNHTFYWNSLSPNGGKEPTGKLADAITKAFGSVEKFKEEFTKSAVGNFGSGWTWLVQRPDGSLGIVNTSNAATPITGSDKPLFTCDVWEHAYYIDYRNARPKYIEAFWNLVNWDFAAKNLA is encoded by the coding sequence ATGGCGATCGAACTCCCTCCCCTGCCCTATGAAAAGAACGCGCTCGAGCCGCACATCTCCGCGGAAACCCTCGAGTATCACTACGGCAAGCATCACCAGGCCTATGTGACCAACCTCAATAACCTCATCAAGGGCACCGAGTTCGAGAACGCCGCGCTCGAGGACATCATCAAGAAGTCCTCCGGCGGCGTGTTCAACAATGCCGCCCAGGTCTGGAACCATACCTTCTACTGGAACTCGCTCAGCCCGAACGGCGGCAAGGAGCCGACCGGCAAGCTGGCCGATGCCATCACCAAGGCCTTCGGTTCGGTCGAGAAGTTCAAGGAAGAATTCACCAAGTCGGCCGTGGGCAACTTCGGTTCCGGCTGGACCTGGCTGGTGCAGCGCCCGGACGGTTCGCTGGGCATCGTGAACACCTCCAATGCCGCCACGCCGATCACCGGCAGCGACAAGCCGCTGTTTACCTGCGACGTGTGGGAACACGCGTACTACATCGATTACCGCAACGCCCGTCCGAAGTACATCGAGGCGTTCTGGAACCTGGTGAACTGGGACTTCGCGGCCAAGAACCTGGCCTGA
- a CDS encoding YhgN family NAAT transporter encodes MTTLSAAILLFLIMDPLGNIPIFLTLLKDVAPRRRRYVMVRELLIALAVLLGFLMGGQLILKLLQLRQESISIAGGIVLFLIGIRMVFPPADGGGIFGKQGEGEPFIVPMAIPGVAGPSAMAALLLLTNTQPGRTADWAIALLGAWLATSVILLCSTYLFRWLGESVLTALERVMGMLLIALSVQMFLGGVAAYLHLAI; translated from the coding sequence ATGACCACGTTGTCGGCGGCGATCCTGTTGTTCCTCATCATGGATCCGCTGGGCAACATCCCGATTTTCCTGACCTTGCTAAAGGATGTCGCGCCCAGGCGGCGTCGTTACGTGATGGTGCGCGAGCTGCTGATTGCGCTCGCCGTGCTGCTCGGTTTCCTCATGGGCGGGCAGCTGATCCTCAAGCTGCTGCAGCTGAGGCAGGAGTCGATCAGCATTGCCGGCGGCATCGTGTTGTTCCTCATCGGTATCCGCATGGTGTTCCCGCCGGCGGATGGTGGCGGCATCTTCGGCAAGCAGGGCGAAGGCGAGCCGTTCATCGTGCCGATGGCGATTCCTGGCGTGGCCGGCCCATCCGCGATGGCGGCGTTGCTGTTGCTGACCAACACTCAGCCCGGACGTACGGCGGACTGGGCCATTGCCCTGCTCGGCGCGTGGTTGGCCACGTCGGTGATCCTGTTGTGCTCCACGTACCTGTTCCGTTGGCTCGGCGAAAGCGTTCTCACCGCGTTGGAGCGCGTGATGGGCATGTTGCTTATCGCGCTGTCAGTGCAGATGTTCCTCGGTGGCGTGGCGGCCTATCTGCATCTGGCTATCTGA
- the grxD gene encoding Grx4 family monothiol glutaredoxin, which yields MDVNERIKAVLAEHAIVLFMKGTPQFPMCGFSSRAAQALTEAGAQFHAVNVLADPEVRAALPHYANWPTFPQLFIQGELIGGCDIVEDLKASGELARMAADVEGADS from the coding sequence ATGGACGTTAATGAGCGAATCAAGGCTGTGCTCGCCGAGCACGCCATCGTGCTCTTCATGAAGGGCACGCCGCAGTTCCCCATGTGCGGCTTTTCCAGTCGTGCCGCGCAGGCACTGACGGAGGCTGGCGCGCAGTTCCATGCGGTGAACGTGCTGGCCGACCCGGAGGTGCGTGCAGCGCTGCCGCACTACGCCAACTGGCCGACGTTTCCCCAGCTGTTCATCCAGGGCGAACTGATCGGCGGCTGCGACATCGTGGAAGACCTCAAGGCCTCGGGCGAACTCGCGCGCATGGCTGCGGACGTGGAAGGGGCCGATTCCTGA
- a CDS encoding SDR family NAD(P)-dependent oxidoreductase: MTLPLVRLPQDWTPPAGSLTDRVVLVTGAYGGLGAAVARAAARAGATVVITGRRKRQLEQLYDGMVSEGLPEPVIHPLDMEAATPRDYEALADGLERDFGRLDGIVHAAASFNGLTPLSVHKPDDWLRALHVNVSAPFALTQACMPLLARAPDSAAVFVLDDPELMQRAHWGGYAVSKAALERFVEILHQETEKTPLRAHALLPAPMRTTLRRAAYFGEDTTIHPVPDATAEAVIYLLGGQGAAARGATLDLRVSA, translated from the coding sequence ATGACGCTTCCCCTTGTTCGTCTGCCGCAGGACTGGACGCCGCCTGCCGGCTCGCTCACCGACCGCGTGGTGCTGGTGACCGGCGCCTACGGTGGGCTGGGTGCCGCAGTGGCGCGCGCCGCCGCACGCGCCGGTGCCACCGTGGTCATCACCGGTCGACGCAAACGCCAGCTCGAGCAGCTTTACGACGGCATGGTGAGCGAAGGCTTGCCGGAGCCCGTGATCCATCCGCTGGACATGGAAGCCGCGACGCCGCGCGACTACGAGGCACTGGCCGATGGCCTCGAACGCGACTTCGGCCGCCTCGACGGCATCGTGCACGCCGCCGCGAGTTTCAATGGGCTCACGCCGCTTTCCGTGCACAAGCCTGACGACTGGCTGCGCGCGCTGCACGTCAACGTGTCCGCACCGTTCGCGCTCACCCAGGCATGCATGCCGCTGCTGGCGCGTGCGCCGGACAGTGCCGCCGTCTTCGTGCTTGATGATCCCGAGCTCATGCAGCGAGCGCACTGGGGCGGTTACGCTGTCTCCAAGGCGGCGCTCGAGCGCTTCGTCGAGATCCTTCACCAGGAGACCGAGAAGACGCCCTTGCGCGCGCATGCGTTGTTGCCCGCACCCATGCGCACCACCTTGCGCCGGGCGGCCTATTTCGGCGAGGACACCACCATCCACCCGGTGCCTGACGCCACCGCTGAGGCAGTGATCTATCTGCTGGGTGGGCAGGGTGCGGCGGCGCGTGGCGCCACGCTCGACCTGCGGGTATCCGCATGA